In Molothrus aeneus isolate 106 chromosome 3, BPBGC_Maene_1.0, whole genome shotgun sequence, a single genomic region encodes these proteins:
- the CLN8 gene encoding protein CLN8, giving the protein MKETIVGMRSVQREEMNPTNDDPVFGTVFDWDYLLWEIRLTFLAAGFLIYLGVFLLSHWLSSWRSTTYRALSAKEKVFWNMAVTRGVFGLQSCVAGLWALLIDPVFHADKVYSQQKWSWFNCLIAAGFFLLENVAVHVSNIIFRTFDVFLVVHHLLAFGGLAGLVINVKSGHYLPLMGMLLEMSTPSTCISWMLLKAGRANTFFWKANQWVMIHLFHCRMILTYHMWWVCIFNWNSIIENLGLLHFIVLFSGLFAVTLILNPYWTYKKTQQLLSPTDWNFENKAVENGKLNGETHEKKRI; this is encoded by the exons ATGAAGGAGACTATAGTGGGGATGAGAAGTGTccaaagagaagaaatgaatCCTACAAATGATGATCCAGTGTTCGGGACTGTTTTTGACTGGGACTATCTCTTATGGGAGATTCGTTTGACATTTTTAGCTGCTGGTTTTTTAATCTACTTGGGAGTATTTCTTCTGTCTCACTGGTTGTCTTCCTGGAGAAGTACCACTTACCGTGCCTTGTCTGCAAAGGAGAAGGTGTTTTGGAATATGGCAGTCACACGTGGTGTCTTTGGACTTCAGAGTTGTGTTGCTGGGTTATGGGCTTTGCTCATAGATCCTGTTTTTCATGCTGACAAGGTCTATTCACAGCAAAAGTGGAGTTGGTTTAACTGTTTAATAGCAGCTGGATTTTTCTTGCTTGAAAATGTAGCAGTTCATGTGTCCAACATTATTTTTAGAACATTTGATGTTTTCTTAGTAGTTCATCATTTGCTTGCTTTTGGTGGCTTGGCTGGCTTAGTAATTAATGTGAAATCTGGACATTATCTGCCTTTGATGGGAATGTTGCTGGAGATGAGTACTCCCTCAACATGCATTTCCTGGATGCTTCTGAAG GCTGGCCGTGCTAACACCTTTTTCTGGAAGGCAAACCAGTGGGTGATGATCCATCTGTTTCACTGCCGCATGATTCTTACCTACCACATGTGGTGGGTGTGTATTTTCAATTGGAATTCCATTATAGAAAACCTGGGACTTCTTCACTTTATTGTTTTATTCTCGGGATTATTTGCTGTTACACTAATACTTAACCCATACTGGACATACAAAAAAACTCAGCAACTCCTCAGCCCAACTGACtggaactttgaaaataaagcagtggaaaatggaaaattaaatggTGAAACACATGAAAAGAAGAGGATATAG